The genomic window GATCGTGCTGAGATGGCATCGACGGTGAAGAATCTCGGATTTCTTTCCGGCGTCGGACCTGCACCCTCACCCGCCGATCCCTCACTTCGTTCGGTATCGGCGACCTCTGCCGCAAAAAAGCGGGCGAGGTATTTAATACGCCGGCAGCACTCCGGTCGGTGATCCTGCGAGGCCCATGGTCTGAAATGGATTGCGCCCGAAAGGACTGCGGCCCGCCGAGCCGAGACCGCCCAGCGTGAGCTGGAACTGGACCTGCACTTCGTTCGGATTGTACGAATCGATCACGCCGACATCCGCCGCCCAGCAATCGCACGGCGATTTGAGCCGTACGCCGTACTGGGTCGAGAGCATCTTCTGCGCCGCGAAGTCGTACGACGGCGCGAAGTAGAATCCGAATCGATTGAACACGTCGGTGTACATCCGCCCGGTCATCAGCGACGCGCCGTTGCCGGTTGTGCCTTCGAAAACCGCGGCGCGCGGACTCGAGTAGTTGTATCCGAACTGGAAAAACGATCCCTGCAGCGCCTTGCCCATGTAGAGGTTCGGCTTATTCCGCCCCGACCACGGCGGCTGAATCGTCACGTAGGTGTTCGCGTAGGTGACGCCGGCGTGGCTGCGCGGATTGTAATCGACCTGCGAGCTTATCGCCGCGATCGAGGTCGGATAGATATTCAGTATCGCCTCGAGGTCGGAGATATTCGAGCCGTCGATCGCCACCTGATGGCTGAGGTCGTAGGCCTGCATTATCGTGAGTTGCGCCAGTTGCTGCGAATGGGTGCCCTCGCGAAAAATCGCTCCGCCCTTCGGCGTCAGCGATTCGCCCGGCTCGTTCGCTTGATGATACGGCCCCACCGTCGAATCGCGCTCGGTCAGCGGCTGTCCCGGCGTCACGTCGGTCGCCTGGTCGGGCTCCTCAGGTTGATCGCGGAGCTTGCCGAAGAGCCGCATCGTCGTCCCGTACGTGATCAGGCTGCGCGGGTTGAGGCGATCCATCTGATCGAACAGCGGCAACCCGCCCTGCGTGATCCGCGGTACGTAGGCGTACGTCGCGAACGGCTCAATCGTATGCTTCAGCTTTTCGATACCGTGCCAATCGCCGAGATCGTACACGCGATCGAGCACCGTCGAGATTCCCGCCTTCGCGTATGGGATCGCGTTTCCTTTTGTGCTGGTCTGATCGATCGGTCCGAGCGATACGCCGTTGTTATATGTGAACGGACCCGGCGTGCCGACCGGCGTGATCGTCGGATTGTGCCCCGACGTGTCGTACAGCGCGGCTTTGCTGCCGACGGTTCCGTAACCAGTCACGTAGTCGCCGAAACGCCACGGTAGCGTCACTCGCGGATTCGCGCTGAGGCGGAGTCCATCGACGCCTTTGTAGCGATAGAAATTAACCGCCTGCGCGTCGAAGTCGGCGAACATCAGATGGTTGAACAATTCCTGGCGGCCCGTGATATCCAACTGCGGCAGTCGTTGCAGCGCAAATTCCTGCGGTTGAATCAAATCCTGATTCCACGTGCCACCAAACTTGACGAACACATTTTCGAATTCCTGGATCAATCCAAAATGCGATTGCGCATTGCGCAGCGAGCCGAAATTCGTGCCGAAGCCGCGCGACAGCGTCCACACGTTCATCTCGCGCAGGTAGAGGCTGTCGCTGACGGAAATCGTATCCGCATAGGCGGTCAGGCTGTCGGTCAGATGCTGCCGCGTCATCCCGATTATCCCGTAGCGGTTCACCGGGATATGCGGATCGGCAATTTCGTTATCGACGGTATCTTCGATTCGATTGCCGTTGGTGCGGATCGATTCGTCGTAAAACGCGCCATCGACCCAGAGATAGTCGTCCTTGCCGTTGCTCAGCCGATATTCCGCAAGCCCGCCGATTCGCTGCGACGTTTCGATATCGAGCGCGGCCGTCGCGTCGGAACTTTTGTTAATCGCGAGATAGTACGGCTGCAGCCATTGGAATCCGCGGATATTCGATTGCCCCTCGCGCCCACTCAAAAAACCGCTGTGGCGCGACGAGTCCGCCGGAAATTTTGCAAACGGCAGCGACACCAGCGGATGCCCCAGCACGTTGAATTTGCCGCCCTTGGCAATGCCCGACGTGCCGACGTTGACGTCCATCTGATCGGCCGTGATCGACCAGTCCGGCGTGCCTTTCGAACATCCGCAGGTAGTAAAAAAACCCTTGGTTACCTGATAATTTTGGCCCTGGAGCTTGGCGATCTTTTGGCCTTCAAGATGATAGGTGTCGTGCTTCGCGAGCACCTTGGCGTCGTACATCACCAACGTCTCTTTGTTGATATCGATATGCGCTTCGGTCGCCCAAATCTCGACCTCCGGATCGATCAGATGCACATGCCCGATTGCTTTCGCCTGCCGATCCCGCCGCACCACGTCGATTTCGTCGGCCTTCAGCACGCTGCCGCCCTGCGTCATCACGGCGTCGCCCTTGACGATGAAAGTATCGGTCTTCGAATCGTAGATCGTCTCGCGGCCAGTGATATTGATCGGCTCTTCGTGCTGCGCGCGGACGGTTTGAGGGATTCCTGCGGAGTGCTGCTTGCCCGCGGCGCTCGCGATTCCCGACGAGATCAGGATCGCAGTCCATAGCGCCGCCAGAACACGGATTTTAAACGTCGGCTTCAGGAAACAAACCTTTGCGGCCGTCGCGCGCCAAAAAGTACGGATATACTTCGCCGATAAGATACACCGAACCGGTAATCAGCACCACGTCATCCGCGCGGATTTCGGACATCACGCGCTCCACCGCAGCCATCGGCTCGCGCTCGACTCGCGCCGGCGCGTGCGCGGAAAAATACGGCAGCAGATTCTCGGGCTCGAGCGGGCGCTTCGGCTTCACCTTCGTCAGCGTCACGTCGCGCACGCGCGGCCCCAGCATCGCGGCCATCTTCGGCCAATCCTTGTCGGAGAGGCATCCGAAAATCAGCCGCGGCTTCACGGCACCAAATTCCGCGGTCATCGTCTCGAGCAGGGCCGCGATACTCATCTCATTGTGCGCGCAATCCAGAATGACGGTGGGATTCCGCGAAACGATATCGAAGCGGCCGGGCCAGTAGATGTCCCTCAGTCCGCGGCGAATCGAATCCTCGTCAATGTTCCAGCCCTGCGCACGAAGCGCTTCCAGCGCCGCAACCGCGATCGCGCCATTCTCATGCTGGAATGGACCCGCCAAACCGATTTCGAGATCGAACAAGTCGAGGCCGAGTCCGTGGTAGTCAAAGCGATGCGCCGGCGATTGCGATCGATACGAAAAATCGCGCTCGATCAATCGCACCGCGCTATGGCGATTCGCCGCGATCGAGGTCAGCACCAGCCGCGCGTCGGGCTCGCGCGCGCCAATCACCACCGGCACGTCGTCCTTGATGATGCCGCCCTTCTCGCCCGCAATCGCGCCAATCGTATGGCCCAAATACTCAATGTGATCGAAACCGATCGGCGTGATCACGCTCAAAATCGGCGTCACCACGTTGGTCGAGTCGAGGCGTCCGCCGAGTCCGGTTTCGATCACGGCGACATCGACGCCCGCGTCGGCGAAGTAGAGCAACATCATCGCGACGGTGAACTCGAAGAAGGTGAGCGCTAGGCCGGCCCGCTCGTAAATCGCGCGCAGGCGTTCGATATAATCGAGCAGCTGCGCCGCAGGGATTTCGGCGCCGGCGATTCGCGTGCGCTCGGAAAGCCGCACCAGATGCGGCTTGGTGTAGAGGCCGGTACGATAGCCTGCAGCGCGGAGACAGCTATCGAGTATCGCGGCGACACTGCCCTTGCCCTTGGTGCCGGCAATATGCACCGCGCGGAGCTTGCGATGCGGATTGCCGATCAGGTCAAGCGCCGCGTCCATCCGCTCGAGTTTATAAATCTCGCCGCGCGCCTCGAGCGAGAACAACCAATCGATGGTTTTGCTTAGCTGGTCCATCCCGATTGCCCGAGTTTAGCGACGAACACTTTTCGGCGAAAGCCTCCCCCGCGCGGATTTACTTCTTACGGTGCCGAACAGCTCCGGTTCCGCGATTGGCGCGGGGGCGGGTTAGCATCGCGAGGAGGCGCGCGAGCGTGAAGCGCATCTGATGACGCGGGACGATCGCGTCGAGCATCCCGTGCGCGAGCAGAAATTCCGAGCGCTGAAAATCGTCGGGTAGCTGCTGATTCGTCGTCTGCTCGATCACCCGCCGGCCCGCGAAACCGATCAGCGCTCCCGGCTCCGAGATATTCAGATCGCCGAGCACCGCGAACGACGCCGCAACGCCGCCCGTGGTCGGATCGCATAGCACCGAGATGTACGGCAGGCGCGCATCGCGGAACCGCGCAATCGCGGCCGACACCTTCGCCATCTGCATCAGCGAAAGCGCGCCCTCCTGCATCCGCGCCCCGCCCGACGCCGCAAACACGATCGCCGGCAACTTGCGATCGCACGCGAGATCGAACAGCCGCGCGAGTTTCTCGCCCACCACGATTCCCATGCTGCCGCCCATGAATTCGAAATCCATCACGCCGACCGCGACCGGCCGGTTCTCGATCTTGCCGATTCCGACCACAACCGCGTCGTTGCGGCCGCTCTTCTCGCGCGCCTGCTCCATCCGTGTTGGATAGGGCTTCGAATCGACAAAGCCGAGCGGATCGCCGATCGCAAGTTCGGCGAGGATTTCGCGCCAACTGCCGCGATCAACGGTGACCGAGAGCCGCTGCGCCACGGTGAGGCGAAAATGATGCCCGCATTTGTGGCATACGTTGAGATTGCGCTCGACTTCTTTGCGGAACGCGATCGCATTGCAGGACGGGCACTTCGACCAGATGTCGTCGGTAGCTGTATGGGAAGCAGTATGCGCGCTGCGATCGACTTGTTCGCCTTCAGCCATTGGCATCTCCCGCGTTTGCGATCGGATCGGCGCGTCGCGCCGCGTTCATCGCAGTTTTCATCGCGCCGACCAGCCCGCCGACCGCCTCAAGCACGTCGCCTGTCACGGCGTGCTTTTCAATCAGCAGCGAAATCGCGCTGCCGACTACCACCGCGTCGGCCAGCTTCGCGACTTCGGCAGCTTGCGCCGGCGTCGAAATTCCAAAGCCCACGCCGAGCGGCAGATCGGTAACGGAACGCAACTCGCGCATGTGCGACGCAAGGTTGGTATCGAGCTCGGCGCGCGCGCCGGTCACGCCCGTCACTGCGACGTAGTAGAGAAAGCCGCTGGCAGAGCGCGCGATTTTGCGGCTCCGCTCGATCGGCGTAGTCGGCGCGAGCAGAAAAATGATGTCGATACCGTTGGCGCGCGCGGGCCGCTTGAGCTCATCGGCTTCTTCGGGCGGCAGATCCACGCATAGCATCCCGTCGATTCCGGCGCGGGCCGCGTCGGCGCAAAGGCGCTGGCATCCGTAGTGAAAAATCGGGTTGTAGTAGCCGAATAGAATCAGCGGAATCTGCGTATGCGCGCGCAACTCGCTCACCATCGAGAGGATCGCCGCCAGCGACGCGCCCGCGCCCAAGCCGCGCGCGAGCGAGCGCTGGTTCGCAGGACCGTCGGCCATCGGATCGGAAAATGGCACGCCGAGTTCGATCATATCGGCGCCGCGCGCATCGAGTTCGAGCACCAGCCTGCGAGTAGTGTCGAGATCGGGATCGCCCGCGACGATAAACGGAATCAGCGCCGCCTCGCCGCGCGCTTTGAGCTCCGCGAATTTTTTCTTGATACGATTCGCCGCCGCCATCACAAACTCACGCCGAATGCTTTCGCGACTGTTTGCATGTCTTTGTCGCCGCGCCCCGACAGATTCACGATCATCACCTGCTCGCGCGGGAGCGTAGGCGCGAGCTTGATCGCGTGCGCGACCGCGTGCGAACTTTCGAGCGCCGGGATTATTCCCTCGATCTCCGACAATGTCTTCAACGCCTCCAGCGCTTCGGCGTCGGTGACCGAAGTGTACTCCGCGCGGCCGACATCTTTCAGCCACGAATGCTCCGGCCCGACGCCGGGATAATCGAGGCCCGCCGCGATCGAATGGGTTTCGCGCACCTGGCCGAGTTCGTCCTGCAGCAGATAAGTCTTGTTGCCGTGCAGGATACCGACGCTGCCGGCAGTGATCGTCGCCGCATGATGAGGTCCGCTGAGCCCGAGGCCGGCCGCTTCGACGCCAATCATGCGCACGCCT from Candidatus Binatus sp. includes these protein-coding regions:
- a CDS encoding LPS-assembly protein LptD; this encodes MLSAKYIRTFWRATAAKVCFLKPTFKIRVLAALWTAILISSGIASAAGKQHSAGIPQTVRAQHEEPINITGRETIYDSKTDTFIVKGDAVMTQGGSVLKADEIDVVRRDRQAKAIGHVHLIDPEVEIWATEAHIDINKETLVMYDAKVLAKHDTYHLEGQKIAKLQGQNYQVTKGFFTTCGCSKGTPDWSITADQMDVNVGTSGIAKGGKFNVLGHPLVSLPFAKFPADSSRHSGFLSGREGQSNIRGFQWLQPYYLAINKSSDATAALDIETSQRIGGLAEYRLSNGKDDYLWVDGAFYDESIRTNGNRIEDTVDNEIADPHIPVNRYGIIGMTRQHLTDSLTAYADTISVSDSLYLREMNVWTLSRGFGTNFGSLRNAQSHFGLIQEFENVFVKFGGTWNQDLIQPQEFALQRLPQLDITGRQELFNHLMFADFDAQAVNFYRYKGVDGLRLSANPRVTLPWRFGDYVTGYGTVGSKAALYDTSGHNPTITPVGTPGPFTYNNGVSLGPIDQTSTKGNAIPYAKAGISTVLDRVYDLGDWHGIEKLKHTIEPFATYAYVPRITQGGLPLFDQMDRLNPRSLITYGTTMRLFGKLRDQPEEPDQATDVTPGQPLTERDSTVGPYHQANEPGESLTPKGGAIFREGTHSQQLAQLTIMQAYDLSHQVAIDGSNISDLEAILNIYPTSIAAISSQVDYNPRSHAGVTYANTYVTIQPPWSGRNKPNLYMGKALQGSFFQFGYNYSSPRAAVFEGTTGNGASLMTGRMYTDVFNRFGFYFAPSYDFAAQKMLSTQYGVRLKSPCDCWAADVGVIDSYNPNEVQVQFQLTLGGLGSAGRSPFGRNPFQTMGLAGSPTGVLPAY
- a CDS encoding folylpolyglutamate synthase/dihydrofolate synthase family protein gives rise to the protein MDQLSKTIDWLFSLEARGEIYKLERMDAALDLIGNPHRKLRAVHIAGTKGKGSVAAILDSCLRAAGYRTGLYTKPHLVRLSERTRIAGAEIPAAQLLDYIERLRAIYERAGLALTFFEFTVAMMLLYFADAGVDVAVIETGLGGRLDSTNVVTPILSVITPIGFDHIEYLGHTIGAIAGEKGGIIKDDVPVVIGAREPDARLVLTSIAANRHSAVRLIERDFSYRSQSPAHRFDYHGLGLDLFDLEIGLAGPFQHENGAIAVAALEALRAQGWNIDEDSIRRGLRDIYWPGRFDIVSRNPTVILDCAHNEMSIAALLETMTAEFGAVKPRLIFGCLSDKDWPKMAAMLGPRVRDVTLTKVKPKRPLEPENLLPYFSAHAPARVEREPMAAVERVMSEIRADDVVLITGSVYLIGEVYPYFLARDGRKGLFPEADV
- the accD gene encoding acetyl-CoA carboxylase, carboxyltransferase subunit beta; the encoded protein is MAEGEQVDRSAHTASHTATDDIWSKCPSCNAIAFRKEVERNLNVCHKCGHHFRLTVAQRLSVTVDRGSWREILAELAIGDPLGFVDSKPYPTRMEQAREKSGRNDAVVVGIGKIENRPVAVGVMDFEFMGGSMGIVVGEKLARLFDLACDRKLPAIVFAASGGARMQEGALSLMQMAKVSAAIARFRDARLPYISVLCDPTTGGVAASFAVLGDLNISEPGALIGFAGRRVIEQTTNQQLPDDFQRSEFLLAHGMLDAIVPRHQMRFTLARLLAMLTRPRANRGTGAVRHRKK
- the trpA gene encoding tryptophan synthase subunit alpha, with protein sequence MAAANRIKKKFAELKARGEAALIPFIVAGDPDLDTTRRLVLELDARGADMIELGVPFSDPMADGPANQRSLARGLGAGASLAAILSMVSELRAHTQIPLILFGYYNPIFHYGCQRLCADAARAGIDGMLCVDLPPEEADELKRPARANGIDIIFLLAPTTPIERSRKIARSASGFLYYVAVTGVTGARAELDTNLASHMRELRSVTDLPLGVGFGISTPAQAAEVAKLADAVVVGSAISLLIEKHAVTGDVLEAVGGLVGAMKTAMNAARRADPIANAGDANG